In Plasmodium vinckei vinckei genome assembly, chromosome: PVVCY_13, a single genomic region encodes these proteins:
- a CDS encoding protein tyrosine phosphatase, putative, giving the protein MIQILPFLYMGKLNDIKALDLKKYNIKALVVCCTYLEYPQDKIPKGYDDLRINLEDMGLEQISKYFDESNNFIHSFVTQNQPVFVTCSHGISRSPTIVLAYLIGKQNYFLNEAFRFLMSKKNICPNVGFAEQLCNYEESIKNKITFCSKKYADWYSSDMCYNNAIIDFSPE; this is encoded by the exons ATGATACAAATATTgccatttttatacatgGGTAAATTGAATGACATAAAAGCTTTAGatcttaaaaaatataacatcaAAGCACTAGTTGTTTGTTGTACATATTTAGAATACCCACAAGATAAAATCCCCAAAGGATATGATGATTTACGAATTAATCTTGAAGATATGGGATTAGAGCAAATATCCAAATATTTTGATGAATCCaacaattttattcattCTTTTGTTACCCAAAATCAACCAGTCTTCGTTACGTGCAG TCATGGAATAAGTAGATCACCAACAATAGTATTAGCATACTTGATAGGAAAACAG aactattttttaaatgaagcTTTTCGTTTTTTAATGAgcaaaaagaatatatgcCCAAATGTTGGATTTGCCGAACAACTGTGTAATTACGAAgaaagtataaaaaataaaatcacCTTTTgctcaaaaaaatatgcggATTGGTATTCTTCTGATATGTGTTATAATAATGCTATAATAGATTTTAGTCCTGAATAG
- a CDS encoding AP-1 complex subunit gamma, putative — MSIKLRELIRNIRNCKTAAEERSVVAKECALIRTAFKEEDNIYRHRNVAKLLFINMLGYPTYFGQIECLKLIASNKFSFKRIGYLGLTILLDENTDILMLVTNSIKNDLRSSNQYINGLALCALGNIANSEMCCSLRQEILDLMNINNPYIKKKAAMCAIRILKKTNDIEDLFIDKINNLLEDRNHSVISAGITLMISLIEKKPHFKNVLKVHTNKIVKILKSCIASGYSHGAEYDIYGINDPFLQVKILKLLKYLNSDVSTIINQSSKTYNTANSNSSNIIVNNNTNIYDGKPINERNSSFNEPNNNLIPGQEYITENSNSNIEGREKAFGDKNGSDNFYDMEEVNSVLAQVATNTDTMKNVGNAILYECVKTITYISTDPGLLVLAVNVLGKFLQNTDNNIRYVGLCTLQKLLKKDPKTLHIYRNTIIECLKDPDISIRKKALDVAFALITKDSLKIMIKELLNYLLIADMEIKSDIVSNICVSVNNYAPNMQYLFDTYIKIFCLAGNFIQDHIKNDFIYYLLQNSEYHSYVIFKIFFSIKENLDQYALVQVGVWCIGEFGDLLIKEKHIGPDEQVITVVHEDVFDLLEKIVKTYEDNKIKELHNINIKDPIHNILYNKNSGSSRSFGVLGCSINNSVSSKIDGNNANICCNINENNNNDNNNIIMQYILMCLNKLTIRFPTHKNKIEKLINKYKQNKCVEIQQRACEFSSLMGAEWDNIRESILLPIPPYNKNANRKKHRKVDDADDSICSDGVAHMPQYGSNENNYIEANDPQSQYHNNDANIDLLDLDDVLGIENDAPNTTINTSSPKNINLNNTSDILTNNSNWSPTLNKNNRIESASYNNKHGSIIENDPLNLNDISINSTAPVDISDYNINSVKAVNKKNEDILVDLFGNISIEEPKTDLHNIDISKEGTNSLNLLLDEIEPMEKSDVFDLKLIDTIPEEKICEIEPMKLYDKNDIEIKFFFKKESLDSEKTIINATYSNKSDTPISSFVFEAIVPNYVKMEILAASSSELLPFEQNKITQELKIINNLFKKKPVLMKVRLSYLKNNEKFQDFINVGNFPDVL; from the exons ATGTCGATAAAACTTCGAGAGCTGATCCGAAATATTCGAAACTGCAAAACTGCAGCTGAGGAACGGTCAGTAGTAGCAAAAGAATGTGCTTTGATAAGAACTGCATTTAAGGAAgaagataatatatataggcaTAGAAATGTAGCAAAGTTActgtttataaatatgctaGGATACCCTACATATTTTGGGCAAATAGAatgtttaaaattaatagcatcaaataaattttcatttaaaagaaTTGGGTATCTAGGTTTAACAATATTATTAGATGAAAATACAGATATATTAATGTTAGTGACAaattcaataaaaaatgatttaagGAGTAGTAatcaatatattaatgGTTTAGCTTTATGTGCTCTTGGGAATATTGCAAACAGTGAGATGTGCTGTTCACTAAGACAAGAAATATTGGATTTGATGAACATAAATAATccttatataaaaaaaaaagcagcTATGTGTGCAATCcgtatattaaaaaaaacaaatgatatagaagatttatttatagataaaataaataatttattagaGGATAGAAATCATAGTGTTATAAGTGCAGGAATAACATTAATGATATCACTGATTGAAAAAAAGccacattttaaaaatgtattaaaagtacatacaaataaaattgtaaaaatattaaaaagttgTATTGCTTCAGGATACTCACATGGTGCTGAATATGACATATATGGCATTAATGATCCATTTCTTCAAGTTAAAAttctaaaattattaaaatatctaAACTCAGATGTGAGCACTATTATTAATCAGTCAAGTAAAACATACAATACGGCAAATAGTAATAGTAGTAATATCATAGTAAATAACAACACAAACATATATGATGGTAAGCCCATAAATGAAAGAAATTCAAGTTTTAATGAACCAAATAACAATTTGATACCAGGACAAGAATATATAACAGAAAATTCTAATAGTAATATAGAGGGAAGAGAAAAAGCTTTTGgtgataaaaatggtagtgacaatttttatgatatgGAGGAGGTAAATTCTGTATTAGCCCAAGTAGCCACAAATACAGATACCATGAAAAATGTAGGAAATGCTATTCTATATGAATGTGTAAAAAcaattacatatatttctaCTGATCCTGGTTTATTAGTATTAGCAGTAAATGTCTTAGgtaaatttttacaaaacacagataataatataagatATGTTGGTTTATGCAcattacaaaaattattaaaaaaggaCCCCAAAActttacacatatatagaaatacTATTATAGAATGCTTGAAAGATCCCGATATTagtataagaaaaaaagccTTAGATGTAGCATTTGCTCTTATAACTAAAGattcattaaaaattatgatcaaagaattattaaattatttattaattgcggatatggaaataaaaagcGATATTGTATCAAATATATGTGTTAGCgtaaataattatgcaCCTAATATGCAATATCTATttgatacatatattaaaatattttgtttagctggtaattttatacaagatcatataaaaaatgattttatatattacctATTACAAAATAGTGAATATCATTCTtatgttatatttaaaatatttttttctattaaagaaaatttgGATCAATATGCATTAGTACAAGTCGGAGTTTGGTGCATTGGTGAGTTCGGTGACttgttaataaaagaaaaacataTCGGACCAGATGAGCAAGTAATAACTGTAGTTCATGAAGATGTATTTGATTTActtgaaaaaattgtaaaaacatatgaagataataaaattaaagaattacataatattaatataaaagatccaatacacaatatattatataataaaaatagcgGTAGTAGCCGATCTTTTGGTGTTTTAGGATgtagtataaataattcgGTTTCATCAAAGATTGATGGTAATAATGCCAATATTTGCTGTAAcataaatgaaaacaataataatgataataataatataataatgcaatatatattaatgtgCTTAAATAAGCTTACTATTCGATTCCCTactcataaaaataaaatagaaaaactaataaataaatataaacaaaataaatgtgtTGAAATTCAACAAAGAGCATGTGAATTTTCATCGCTTATGGGTGCAGAATGGGATAATATTCGAGaatctatattattacctATACCAccatacaataaaaatgctaatagaaaaaaacatagAAAAGTAGATGATGCCGATGATTCTATTTGCTCAGATGGTGTTGCTCATATGCCTCAATATGGTTcgaatgaaaataattatatcgAAGCAAATGATCCACAATCTCAATACCACAACAATGATGCCAATATTGATTTGTTAGACCTTGATGATGTTCTAGGTATAGAAAATGATGCCCCCAATACTACTATAAATACTTCGAGCcccaaaaatattaatttaaataatacttctgatatattaacaaataattCCAACTGGAGCCCAACacttaataaaaacaataggATTGAATCAGCATCCTATAATAATAAGCATGGATCAATCATAGAAAATGATCCATTAAATCTAAATGATATATCAATAAATTCTACAGCCCCTGTAGATATATCcgattataatattaatagtgTAAAAGCtgtgaataaaaaaaatgaagatattTTGGTTGACCTTTTCGGAAATATTTCTATAGAGGAACCTAAAACAGATTTGCataatattgatataaGCAAAGAAG GCACTAATTCTTTAAACCTCTTATTGGATGAAATTGAGCCTATGGAAAAAAGCGACGTATTCGAT CTAAAACTAATTGATACCATCCccgaagaaaaaatatgtgaaaTAGAACCAATGAAATTATACGACAAAAATGAcattgaaataaaattcttttttaaaaaagaaagttTAGATTCAGAAAAAACTATAATCAATGCTACTTATTCGAATAAATCCGATACTCCTATATCCTCCTTTGTTTTTGAA GCTATCGTTCCGAATTATGTGAAGATGGAAATACTTGCAGCTTCATCTAGCGAATTGCTACCCTTTgagcaaaataaaataacacaagaattgaaaattatcaataatttatttaaaaagaaacCAGTTCTTATGAAAGTCAGATTAtcgtatttaaaaaataatgaaaagtTTCAGGATTTTATTAATGTAGGGAATTTTCCAgatgttttataa
- a CDS encoding hemolysin III, putative — protein sequence MIGYYEGFINYIKNYWTINMLSGNDNSHLDIEEKISKMIKDPNLLPNDKKIVELYCEKKISKSMLIKYLERHETTLLRGKIHLMILLLSPIWIFYMLYISKTYSTKLATSISLICIFFNSFASFLLHNFEWTPNYYFLVEKLDHIGIFLMISGSGFPVAALLLNNIKLLYYIIMHSLSSLLGILCICCSYFSTGNRAKRAFTYVIAGFLHTFFFKDYLILLYAKELVFLVMIGTLYVLGAIVYSLKKPNIISGIFGFHELFHVCCLGSILFTFALIRSVLMRKS from the exons atgataggATATTATGAAGGCTTTATTaactatattaaaaattattggaCCATAAATATGCTTAGTGGTAATGACAATAGTCATTTGGATATTGAAGAGAAAATCAGTAAAATGATAAAGGACCCAAATTTATTAccaaatgataaaaaaattgtcgAATTATATTgtgaaaagaaaataagCAAATCTATGTTAATTAAGTATTTGGAAAGACATGAAACAACCCTATTGAGAGgaaaaatacatttaatGATATTATTACTTTCACCTATTTGGATATTTTACATGTtgtatatatcaaaaaCATATTCAACAAAACTAGCCACGTCTATATCattaatatgtattttttttaattcgtTTGCTTCTTTTTTGCTTCACAATTTTGAATGGACCCCTAACTATTATTTCTTAGTTGAGAAATTGGATCACAttggaatatttttaatgattAGTGGTTCAGGATTTCCAGTAGcagcattattattaaataatataaaattactatattatataattatgcaTTCATTAAGCTCACTTTTAGgaattttatgtatttgCTGTAGTTACTTTTCAACTGGGAATAGAGCTAAAAGAGCATTCACATATGTAATAGCGGGATTTTtacatacattttttttcaaggattatttaattttattatacgCCAAAGAATTGGTATTTTTAGTTATGATTGGTACTTTATACGTTTTAGGTGCAATTGTATATTCTTTAAAGAAAccaaatattatttctg GCATTTTTGGATTTCACGAGCTTTTTCATGTCTGTTGCTTAGGAAGCATTTTATTCACATTTGCTTTGATCCGTAGCGTTTTAATGAGAAAATcttaa
- a CDS encoding methyltransferase, putative: MAVYGNISYWNERYTKEEEQFDWHQKWYGVKHIFDELNIQNNAKILNIGCGTSKFSEEMLDSGYTDITNIDASSVCINKMKEIYKDKPNLKYIQMNVCDMKLFKNAEFDLIIDKACLDSIVCSEDSLKNVEEMLCETSRVLKPEGVFIIISHAQPSYRLGYLQKQDYKWNVTVKTVKRPMLGIVAPPIDDSLHYVYICTKGNAQA, encoded by the exons ATGGCAgta TATGGTAATATATCCTATTGGAATGAACGATACACAAA GGAAGAAGAACAATTTGATTGGCATCAAAAATGGTATGGTGTAAAACACATATTCGACgaattaaatatacaaaataatgcaaaaattttgaatattgGATGTGGTACATCAA aGTTCAGTGAAGAGATGCTTGATAGCGGTTATACTGACATAACCAACATCGACGCATCCTCTGTgtgcataaataaaatgaaagagATATACAAGGACAAGCctaatttaaaat ATATCCAAATGAATGTCTGTGATATGaaattgtttaaaaatGCAGAATTTGACTTGATTATTGATAAAGCGTGTCTTGACTCTATAGTTTGCTCAGAAgattctttaaaaaatgttgaagAAATGCTATGCGAAACATCAAGAGTTTTAAA aCCCGAAGgtgtttttattattatatctcATGCCCAACCGTCCTATCGATTGGGATATTTACAAAAGCAAGATTATAAATGGAATGTTACGGTTAAAACAGTTAAACGACCCATGCTAGGAATAGTAG CCCCCCCTATAGATGACAGTTTACactatgtttatatttgtacAAAAGGAAATGCGCAAGCGTAA
- a CDS encoding protein phosphatase PPM3, putative, translated as MNKTKLISAKEVSEVVSWYTHACAGSMQGRRSTDEDATVILASLKNFESCRHVGKDTALFCARNAANFIGNCKSLDIENITKACIQMDREILQSSFSNSGSTAIIAIIEKIHGSDMFKLYICNLGDSRAMLIKNDGSFISLSEDHKPYNVKERERIDKTGGFVANGRVLGYIGVSRSFGDKNYKKNLIAPENIHETMMTCVPDIRIYYGNVGDILFLGCDGVFEMLSWNDVAKFSYESVNKYALSDAVINILDYALLSGSKDNITIQIVKFFNDKKDIFYFREKIIPGIYIPNEQISKYEFYENFLNKYHIKNKCIINTLMANCSEVNQKYCYIGPYLKKIRENKSTHIILNRRYKKNIKNLTIPILHEDFIRSNVFNKMDQIGFYRMRDFFREYDKNQKMSSY; from the exons atgaataaGACCAAATTGATAAGCGCAAAAGAAGTTTCTGAAGTCGTTAGTTGGTATACTCATGCCTGTGCTGGAAGTATGCAAGGACGTCGATCCACTGATGAGgat GCAACAGTCATATTAGCATCTCTCAAAAATTTCGAATCATGCAG gCATGTAGGAAAAGACACAGCTTTATTTTGCGCTCGAAATGCAGCCAATTTTATAG GCAACTGCAAATCTTTAGACATTGAGAACATAACAAAAGCGTGCATTCAAATGGATAGAGAAATTTTAC AGAGTAGCTTTTCCAACAGTGGTTCAACAG caaTAATTGCGATCATTGAGAAAATTCATGGAAGCGATATGTTTAAactttatatttgtaatttAG GGGATTCTAGAGCAAtgctaataaaaaatgatgggtcgtttatttctttaagCGAAGACCATAAGCCTTATAATGTAAAAGAAAGGGAAAGAATAGATAAAACTGGCGGATTTGTTGCGAATGGAAGGGTACTTGGGTATATTGGTGTTTCAAGATCATTTGGAGACAAA aattataaaaaaaatttaattgcCCCAGAGAATATTCATGAAACTATGATGACATGTGTGCCTGACAtaagaatatattatggAAATGTAGgtgatatattatttttaggtTGTGATGGTGTATTTGAAATGCTTTCTTGGAATGATGTAGCAAAATTCAGTTATGAAagtgtaaataaatatgcattaaGTGACGCagtaattaatattttagacTATGCGCTATTATCTGGGTCGAAAGATAATATAACAATTCAAAttgttaaattttttaatgataaaaaggacattttttattttagagaaaaaataatcccAGGTATTTATATACCTAATGAACAGAtatcaaaatatgaattttatgaaaattttttgaataaatatCATATAAAGAACAAGTGTATTATTAACACATTAATGGCAAACTGCAGTGAAGTTaatcaaaaatattgttaCATTGGaccatatttaaaaaaaatacgaGAAAACAAAAGTACACACATTATATTAAACAggagatataaaaaaaatataaaaaatttaactATACCTATCCTGCATGAGGATTTTATTCGAAGTAAcgtttttaataaaatggatCAAATTGGTTTTTATAGAATGAGAGATTTCTTTAGagaatatgataaaaatcaaaagaTGTCCAGCTATTGA